CGATTGTCTACGGTCTTGCGTTGCTCGCGAACATCGCGATCTTCGTGCTGCCCGCATTCAGGTAACGGCAGGGTCGCGATAATTATTTCAGGCTTTTGAGGAACGCGAGCAGGTCGTTGATCTGGTCGGGCTCCAGCGTGAACATCGGCATGGTGGGATGGCCGGTATCGATGCCCTCGGCCAGAGATTCCGCAAGCGATTCGATGGGATATTTCGTGTGTAGCGTCCTGAAGGGCGGTGCGATCGCGAGCGGGCTTTGCGTGTGGCGATCGATCGAATGACATCGCGCGCAGTTTGTTTGCGCGAAAGCGCGCCCGCGCATTTCGGCGGGCGACGCGGCCAGAACGGTCGTAACCGTACTCGTCACGGCAAACAGGATGAGCGCAACGGTGAGAAGTGCGGGATGAGCCATGTCCCGATCTTGAGGCGATCGCGGACAAGCCGCGTTGACGTGCATCAAGACCGGTGGCGCGCCGCTGCAAAAGCATGGGCGTCGGTGTGGTTGTTTTAGTTCACGACCGGCTGGCCTTCGCAGCCCTGGCGAGATTGTTGCGGAGCGCGACGATGCCCTTTTGCAGGTGGCGGAAGTCCTCTGGCGATAGGCCGGTTTCCTTGACGAGGTTCATGCACAGACCCTTCTCGCGCAGGCGGCGGCCCGCTTCGGTGAGATGCACGATGACCTGGCGCTCGTCGGCGGGATCGCGCTTGCGCTGCACATAACCCAGCTCCTCGAGCTTCTTGAGGATCGGGGTCAGCGTGTTGGATTCGAGAAACAGCTTTTCGCCGAGCCCGCCCACGGTCTGATTGTCCTGTTCCCACAGCGCGACGATGGCGATGTACTGCGTGTAGGTGAGGCCGAGCTTTTCCAGAATCGGCTTATAGGCGCGGCCGAAGGCCAGGTTGGCCGAATAGACCGCGAAGCACATGAAATCCTCAAGCCTCGGGTTGGGCCTGTCGGAAGAAGCCTTGCCGGCGGCGGTCTTGGCGGGGGTCATGCGAAATTCCTCACACGGATGTGATCTCTCGGACAGTATATATATCGGTTCCGATTAAATCGGAAGGCTTGACATCCCGGCTGGCTGGTTTATTTAGATCGTATCCGATTAGATCGGTAGTGATTAATAATGCCAACCCAAAGGACCCCCGCCATGACTTCCTCCAAGACCGCCAGCCAGATCGAAAAGGTGCTCTACACCGCCAAGACCCACGCCACGGGAGGCCGCGATGGCGCCGCCCGTTCCTCCGACGGCCGTCTGGAGGTGAAGTTGTCGCCTCCCGGCTCGAACGGCCAGGGCACCAATCCGGAGCAGTTGTTCGCGGCGGGCTGGTCGGCCTGCTTCATCGGCGCCATGAACCGCGCCGCCAGCGCGCAGAAGGTGAAGCTGCCCGCCGATACGGCGGTCGATGCCGAGGTCGATCTCGGAACGGTGGGCGACGGCTTCCAGCTTCAGGCCCGTCTCGCTGTCAGCCTGCCGGGCCTCGATCGCGAGGTCGCCGAAGCGGTTGTCGCCGCCGCGCACCAGATCTGCCCGTACTCGAAGCTCTCGCGCGGCAACATCAACGTCGAACTGACCGTGCTCTGAGCCGCGCATGGACTCGATCCGCGCCACGGATCGAGTCCGCCGCTTCCGACATTCCGCTCAAACCTCCGGAAACCTGCCATGTCCGACCCCATCAATGCGAACCGCCGCAACTTTCTCCAGATCGCCTCGACCGGCGCCGCCGCGCTGACCGCCGCGGGATTTGGATTGCTCCACCCCGCCCATGCGCAAGGTGCAGGCACAGCGAGCGCCGCCGCCTCATCGAGCAATGCGGACGCGCTCGCTCCGATCCGCCAGATCAAGGCCGGTGTTCTCGACATCGGCTATTTTGAGGCCGGTCCTGCGAACGGTCCCGTGGTGCTTTTGCTGCACGGCTGGCCCTACGACATTCACAGCTTCATCGACGTGTTGCCAATACTCGTCGCGAAGGGTTACCGCGTCATCGCTCCGCATGCGCGCGGTTACGGCACCACGCAATTCCTCTCCGCCGATACGATGCGTAAC
The nucleotide sequence above comes from [Pseudomonas] carboxydohydrogena. Encoded proteins:
- a CDS encoding organic hydroperoxide resistance protein; protein product: MTSSKTASQIEKVLYTAKTHATGGRDGAARSSDGRLEVKLSPPGSNGQGTNPEQLFAAGWSACFIGAMNRAASAQKVKLPADTAVDAEVDLGTVGDGFQLQARLAVSLPGLDREVAEAVVAAAHQICPYSKLSRGNINVELTVL
- a CDS encoding c-type cytochrome, whose translation is MAHPALLTVALILFAVTSTVTTVLAASPAEMRGRAFAQTNCARCHSIDRHTQSPLAIAPPFRTLHTKYPIESLAESLAEGIDTGHPTMPMFTLEPDQINDLLAFLKSLK
- a CDS encoding MarR family winged helix-turn-helix transcriptional regulator, with the protein product MTPAKTAAGKASSDRPNPRLEDFMCFAVYSANLAFGRAYKPILEKLGLTYTQYIAIVALWEQDNQTVGGLGEKLFLESNTLTPILKKLEELGYVQRKRDPADERQVIVHLTEAGRRLREKGLCMNLVKETGLSPEDFRHLQKGIVALRNNLARAAKASRS